atacctatgaaTATCTActcttatcatttattatagaataacgTTAAAAGATGCTTAAGTTACATATTCCTCGAAATTTGgacttatatttgaaaaataaaaattgacttattattgaatttaaaggtaggtaagaacattatctgtattCTGTGTTAACTCATGACTTGTTTACGATTTTCGAATcatgacaatttttaaattgtaatattttaaatatgtaagtagTACTCATGgtttgcttaaaaattaaaatattaggcaAATTACACGTGAAAATGATGTTTTTAACAATAGGTCAATTATTGTTAGATAGTACAAAAAAACTGGATTTGCCGAacataaatttgctatgttaaaCGTTTGAAAAGCAAAGACATTCAGACAACACAAGTGAATATGACAATTTATCACTTTAATAGTTGTTGATTATTATCtaggtattgtattttacgGTCTTTACTTATGTATTGATATGtgttgttaatttttgttcgaaattaaaaatcgcttcttacattaatattatattttatgatattaatattatatatgaccaCGTCATggtcatacataataatatgtgcgaCGTGGCCGTGGTGTatttatgaacatattatttgaaatttttggggtaggttaggtatttaaaaaaaacttattccATCAGCCGTGCAAATCTAATGAAATTTACTGGTTAGAGAACAagagattttcaaaataaatgtcttTTTTGAGAAAAATGAGATTCAACTAATGggtaaatctataaaaagtcTTAGATCAGAAAACTGCCGATAGAtccaatgatttttttaaaacaaatttaaataaaacttaatgtcAAAACATGttctaactaattaaaatatagttggtTTAGTATAGCTGCACgaacaattatatatcatacaggaataaaatcaacaaaaatgaTTGTAACGAGTACCTTTACTTGTCTACTTACAATATAGTACGACGTGCAGATATTATAGCAGGCACCCACTGTGTACTCGCAATCGATGTAAAAACCAACTTCAAGATTGAAGAATTTAGTTTATTCAAACATACCTACTGTAACTCGtaaaaaacttgaatttaatttaaacaagcgTACAtcgtaaaaatttataattatattaaatcggaAATAAACTGAGGGaaacatatgaaaaaaaactcaCCTTGGATACAGTTACGAtggtaatatgaaataataataatattgtataactaaaCTATAACGAATACGAATGTCGATGATGAGCTATGGATACGAGTTTTGAGTTTACACGCAGttggttaataatataattaaaattcctaATAGTTTTTAGATACGATGACCGCGTTTTCTGCAAGTCAAACAAGGAACAACAgacatttcatattataacgaCAATGAgcggtcaaaaatattattgattcgaACATGATAGCCGGAAAGGGCGAAAAACGTTGAAGTGATATAACTACAGTtcctttaatttattagttttcattATCCATCTTATAAATGATCAGAAAAGATTACACTATAAGagaatttgaattttcttgTGTTGAAGTAATtctgtaattgttttttatctgGCCAGTTTAGAAAACACtcttttatcaattaattgataaactaatttttttagtgcagttacttttttttttagtatttaatacattgttttggaaaaatataatttttataaaatattatttgatgaaactataaatcttaaaaaattttattttcatgattttaagCACATATAAATCTAGTAACtagttaataacttaaaatatcttttttaacatttatcaataatcatagctcttaataatattatacataaatgattaaaattgtagTTTAGTAGTATAGTATGTTACTAACAGCAAGACtagaaacaatacaaaatagagTACATAATAGACAACTTTTCAACTATGAGATCCCACTAATACTTTCTTATGATCACGTGTAGAACCTAATATTAACGTATGGATTGGTATGGTACCTACTACACTGCATCatgaagataaaaataaatattagagcCATGGGAAAACAAAACCTAAACAAAGTAATCATTAAacttagttttaatttgaatctTAGAATTAATGCAAGTGTTAGATAACATTTTgtacactattattaatttaaaatatctgctagtaattttatatttgatctgAAATCTGTGCATTGTGATAACTGGttctgtttaataaattaaaatactattttttaatcacatCGTCTTAAGATTTTGTAGtccatattttacaatattcttTATGTCAGATTGTCTGTAATCTAATTTAAGGTGTGTACACACCTATCTGATGCTGAAGTAATGTCAAAATACACAAATTGTCCACCTATTTTCAagcacatttaatattttatttgatctcAATTCATCTTATTCTTTTAGAtcacatgataatatattaatacctaattaatattaaaatatgtatgtttaatgttGTCATAATAAAGTACTAAAATGTAGACTATTTACAAACTTATTTtagcaataatttttttctttgcgGTTATACTTACCCTAGTATTAagatatagtatatagatatagtattaaaatttatagtattaacatATACCAAGAGATAAGTATTAATGTTGccttaactaataaattatctaagaaaaaaattataagtcataaaataatgataatattattactaataatataatacaatacaaaattacaatagaCCAATCATACatcataatgataatttataacaaactatCATAActgaaacattaatatatattaactcaAGTTGTTAAATCACCATCAAAAACCAGAATGTGTAACATTACTGCATGAGTGCATtacttacacaaaaaccacggatatagatactatatacCACGGGTCACCAAATGGCATACAGCCCCCAAACACATTTTATCCGGCCCgcagacaaataataaataacacattattacgacaatattatatgtgttattattgtaaattattattagtttttaaataatgtaaatatgtacttagaattttgatggcccaagaaaaatgttcaaatccCTAATGTGacccttcaaaaatattaattggagACCCCTGATATATACTATAGCATCTAAATTTGTGacaaaaactaacaatataaaaagatttatttatcaatactacaatatataatacacattcaataatatcaaataatcaaatatattaataataacaatcttTTAACCAAACCAATTAATAACTTACAACCAAAGAACATAATCACATACCAAATTTGCATTcagtaaacataattttgtattattagctttaatattagagtgagaTGTCAATTTTTAAGGTAAGAACATAAAATGTGTGAAAGtcattatattacagtattaaaaattaaaatctaggctaaatatttaatacagaaGTAAATTATAGATCGGTTATGATGTAGATGagaacaatttaaaagattataattaagtaattattataattatttacttggtATACAGATATACAATGCATGAAACTGATTAACTAATGATTTTATAGGTTAtagttctttaaaataaaataaaaaggttatagctttatagattaatattaataattctaacTTAACTTTTTAAGAGGCagcgtattataaatattttaaaattcacaaataatatttaattgtattctaatcatagctttttttttttaattaaagtacaaaaaaaacttatgagaTTCTctgttttctaaataataatcttacatttaaataataagaaataataagaatttacTGTATTAACTATCAAGTATATAGGATTAAATGGATTCTTCAGAACAAGTAACATCTTATCAAcgctaaaaataagtaatgtgaatataatattttaacataatattatgtaacttatTTCGAAATCAAAACTTGttgctattaatatattatctttaaagagaacataaaagattattttatcgagcagaaatatgtaattcctatttactataacaattactcatttaataaaactatattattatgtaaataaaaaatagtagtttaaaattgcccaagttattttaatactttttctcttaataaataatactgtgtgtgtaatttattactcTTAATAATGGctgatattttatcaaaagcccttttttttctacataattACAGGAAcaaataggtactaaatagtatacttaaattaacaatctgcttaatacatttttataaattattttgcacaTAAGTTTGTATCTCAAATTAAGTGAAAtgctattgatttatttagataaataaataaataacaataataaaatataaaaaaacaatttaaacttaaaaattcaatattattatactgatttaaaattttaaaaaatatattaaatagtataataaattaaaactgttaagcatttttttatagtattaattaaaattaatttaaaattatgtacgtACTATTCCtgatatcaataaattgataatggtactcgtatacaaaataagtttgaaaaatCTAGTTAATGAGTAAACTCAATATCATCCCATTTGGAAAATCatcttttcataaattaattataaacagtcCTCAAATTGTCCATGATTAATAGCCCATTCACGTGTTCTATCATCCCATGGACAACCATTTTTTCGAGCATATCTTAAGCAATCAAAGTGCCCATTTACTGCAGCCATATAGCATGTATCTGAATGCCATGGACATCCATTTTCATGGGCATACTGGAGACAATCCATATGTCCATATTTTGCAGATCCATATGTCAAAAATGAATCCCaactacatttattttcatgcAGATACTTTAAACAATCCAAATGCCCATTTCTACCGGCGGCACTGGATGTTTTGTCATCACATCCACATCCATGAGTAAAAGCATAAATTAAGCAATCTAAATGTCCACTTTCGGCAGCACAAAAAGTTGTACATTCATCCCATGGACATCCATTTTCATAGGCATACatcaaaatatctaaatgtCCATTAGTAGCAGCCATAGTGCATGTTTTTTTATCCCATTCACACCCGTTTTCGTGTGCATACTTCAAGCATTCCAAATGACCATTTGTAGCAGCTTTGGTGCATGTTTCAACAGTCCATGGACAACCATTACTATGAGCATACATCAAACACTGCAGTTGTCCACTACTTGCAGCCCATTTGCATGTGTCTTCAGCCCATGGACACCCATTTTCATGggcaaattttaaacaatcaaTATGTCCATTATGAGCAGCCAACATGCATGTTCTTTCATCCCATGGACATCCATTTTTGAATGCATATTCCAAACAGTCAAAGTTTCCAGAATTTGCAGCCCAGTTGGATGTATATTTGTCCCAAGGGCACTTGTTTTCATAAGCATATTTTAAGCAATGCAAATGACCATGTTTCGCAGCAGTATAACATATGCTTCT
This genomic stretch from Rhopalosiphum maidis isolate BTI-1 chromosome 3, ASM367621v3, whole genome shotgun sequence harbors:
- the LOC113556270 gene encoding uncharacterized protein LOC113556270, with the protein product MLALSKLAYFECNEFQKHWYNTTPNNVIKIIIHPCCETLILYIKGEKKIKPRLDTKVCATAADVGHLDCLESARRLGFAWNKDVCMAAAKNGDLECLKYAHESGCPWDRSICYTAAKHGHLHCLKYAYENKCPWDKYTSNWAANSGNFDCLEYAFKNGCPWDERTCMLAAHNGHIDCLKFAHENGCPWAEDTCKWAASSGQLQCLMYAHSNGCPWTVETCTKAATNGHLECLKYAHENGCEWDKKTCTMAATNGHLDILMYAYENGCPWDECTTFCAAESGHLDCLIYAFTHGCGCDDKTSSAAGRNGHLDCLKYLHENKCSWDSFLTYGSAKYGHMDCLQYAHENGCPWHSDTCYMAAVNGHFDCLRYARKNGCPWDDRTREWAINHGQFEDCL